In the genome of Streptomyces sp. V2I9, one region contains:
- a CDS encoding glycerol-3-phosphate dehydrogenase/oxidase: MRTATLGPVERVEALAAMAARELDVLVVGAGVVGAGTALDAATRGLTTGLVEARDWASGTSSRSSKLIHGGLRYLEMLDFALVREALKERGLLLERLAPHLVKPVPFLYPLQHKGWERLYAGSGVALYDAMSVSSGHGRGLPVHRHLSRKRALQVAPALRKDALVGALQYYDAQMDDARFVTELVRTAASYGAHVANRARVTGFLREGERVVGALVRDAEGGREYEIRAKQVVNATGVWTDDTQGLIGERGLFHVRASKGIHLVVPKDRIHSSTGLILRTEKSVLFVIPWGRHWIIGTTDTDWDLDKAHPAASSADIDYLLEHVNTVLNTPLTRDDVEGVYAGLRPLLAGESDATSKLSREHTVAHPAPGLVVVAGGKYTTYRVMAKDAVDEAVHGLDQRVAACVTEDTPLVGAEGYRALWNARARIADRTGLHVARVEHLLNRYGSMTEQILELILADPALGEPLPAADDYLRAEIVYAASHEGARHLDDVLTRRTRISIETFDRGTRSARLCAELMAPVLGWDQERIDREVEHYEKRVEAERESQRQPDDLTADAARLGAPDIAPG; encoded by the coding sequence GTGAGGACAGCGACACTGGGACCCGTCGAGCGCGTCGAAGCGCTCGCCGCCATGGCCGCGCGCGAACTGGACGTGCTGGTCGTGGGGGCGGGCGTGGTCGGCGCGGGCACGGCGCTGGACGCCGCCACCAGAGGGCTGACGACCGGGCTGGTCGAGGCGCGCGACTGGGCGTCCGGCACCTCCAGCAGGTCGAGCAAGCTGATCCACGGCGGCCTGCGCTATCTGGAGATGCTCGACTTCGCCCTGGTCCGCGAGGCCCTCAAGGAGCGCGGCCTTCTCCTGGAGCGGCTCGCCCCGCACCTGGTGAAGCCCGTGCCCTTCCTCTACCCCTTGCAGCACAAGGGCTGGGAGCGGCTCTACGCCGGCTCCGGCGTCGCGCTGTACGACGCGATGTCGGTCTCCTCCGGCCACGGGCGCGGACTGCCCGTCCACCGCCACCTCTCCCGCAAGCGCGCCCTCCAGGTGGCCCCCGCCCTGCGCAAGGACGCCCTGGTCGGCGCCCTCCAGTACTACGACGCCCAGATGGACGACGCCCGCTTCGTCACCGAGCTGGTGCGCACCGCCGCCTCCTACGGGGCCCACGTGGCGAACCGGGCGCGGGTCACGGGCTTCCTGCGGGAGGGCGAGCGGGTCGTGGGCGCGCTCGTACGGGACGCCGAGGGCGGCCGGGAGTACGAGATCCGGGCCAAGCAGGTGGTCAACGCCACCGGCGTGTGGACCGACGACACCCAGGGGCTCATCGGGGAGCGCGGACTGTTCCACGTCCGCGCCTCCAAGGGCATCCACCTGGTCGTCCCCAAGGACCGCATCCACTCCTCGACCGGTCTCATCCTGCGCACCGAGAAGTCCGTCCTCTTCGTCATCCCCTGGGGCCGCCACTGGATCATCGGCACCACGGACACCGACTGGGACCTGGACAAGGCCCATCCGGCCGCCTCCAGCGCCGATATCGACTATCTCCTGGAGCACGTCAACACCGTCCTCAACACCCCGCTGACCAGGGACGACGTCGAGGGCGTCTATGCCGGGCTGCGGCCGCTGCTGGCCGGCGAGTCGGACGCCACCAGCAAGCTGTCCCGCGAGCACACGGTGGCCCACCCGGCCCCCGGCCTGGTCGTCGTGGCGGGCGGCAAGTACACGACATACCGGGTCATGGCCAAGGACGCGGTGGACGAGGCGGTGCACGGCCTCGACCAGCGGGTCGCCGCCTGCGTCACCGAGGACACCCCGCTCGTCGGCGCCGAGGGGTACCGGGCCCTGTGGAACGCGCGCGCCCGGATCGCGGACCGGACCGGGCTCCACGTCGCCCGCGTGGAGCATCTGCTCAACCGGTACGGCTCAATGACCGAGCAGATTCTGGAACTGATTCTCGCGGACCCCGCCCTGGGCGAACCGCTGCCCGCGGCCGACGACTACCTGCGCGCCGAGATCGTCTACGCGGCCTCCCACGAAGGGGCCCGCCACCTCGACGACGTGCTGACCCGGCGCACCCGGATCTCCATCGAGACCTTCGACCGGGGCACCCGCAGCGCCCGCCTCTGCGCGGAGCTGATGGCCCCGGTGCTGGGCTGGGACCAGGAGCGGATCGACCGGGAGGTCGAGCACTACGAGAAGCGGGTGGAGGCCGAGCGCGAATCGCAGCGGCAGCCGGACGACCTCACGGCGGACGCGGCCCGGCTCGGCGCACCGGACATCGCGCCGGGCTGA
- a CDS encoding serine/threonine-protein kinase — MSEAEQAREPQRDKDGRLLAGRYRLGEVLGRGGMGTVWRADDETLGRTVAVKELRFPSAIDEDEKRRLITRTLREAKAIARIRNNSAVTVYDVVDEDDRPWIVMELIEGKSLAEAIREDGTLSPKRAAEVGLAILDVLRSAHREGILHRDVKPSNVLIAEDGRVVLTDFGIAQVEGDPSVTSTGMLVGAPSYISPERARGHKPGPPADLWSLGGLLYASVEGCPPYDKGSAIATLTAVMTEPLDPPKNAGPLTEVIYGLLERDPEQRLDDAGARALLNAVINAPDTTAQDPADSTRIMAVPPAPAADPLVKRTPKPKAAKAPKQATGAGETGEGTRDRLRGALRSVRNAKTPAVAAGAAAASGGTPAAATGSPAVPPKPPTPPAASATGAKSATATASGPATAKKAAASSAASTAAASPSVPGQRPPYGPASTRASITDVVPRRTLVIIAAVVALAILGAVLALALGGGRADEGGKGDTAASAGASTDGAGGKGADTGGGSAGEKGDGQKEGQGKDDGRASADPSGDASDDPKTGDPDGGKGKGPGQDGTLPAGYKEVTDSRFHFTMAMPADFRRTGIAGSNSGGIYNVRQGSFPRVQIDFNSSPRDDAAAAWRGAVGSAKVLSDGYKHGSIKKVEYNGYPTVADWTFERSHNGVRVRVLNRGFKVDAKRGYSIMISCKIDEWDGKECTTLRDTAFGTFAPTG, encoded by the coding sequence ATGTCGGAGGCGGAGCAGGCACGGGAGCCCCAACGGGACAAGGACGGTCGTCTCCTCGCGGGGCGCTACCGGCTCGGTGAGGTGCTCGGCCGGGGCGGCATGGGGACGGTCTGGCGCGCCGACGACGAGACGCTCGGCCGCACGGTCGCGGTGAAGGAGCTGCGGTTCCCCTCGGCGATCGACGAGGACGAGAAGCGCCGCCTGATCACGCGCACCCTGCGCGAGGCCAAGGCGATCGCGCGCATCCGCAACAACAGCGCGGTGACCGTCTACGACGTGGTCGACGAGGACGACCGCCCGTGGATCGTCATGGAGCTGATCGAGGGCAAGTCGCTCGCCGAGGCGATCCGCGAGGACGGCACGCTGTCGCCGAAGCGCGCCGCCGAGGTCGGGCTCGCCATCCTCGACGTGCTGCGCTCCGCGCACCGCGAGGGCATCCTGCACCGCGACGTGAAGCCGTCCAACGTGCTGATCGCCGAGGACGGGCGCGTCGTGCTCACCGACTTCGGCATCGCCCAGGTCGAGGGCGACCCCTCGGTCACCTCGACCGGCATGCTCGTCGGCGCCCCCTCCTACATCTCGCCGGAGCGGGCGCGCGGCCACAAGCCCGGCCCACCCGCCGACCTGTGGTCGCTCGGCGGCCTGCTGTACGCGAGCGTCGAGGGCTGCCCGCCGTACGACAAGGGGTCGGCCATCGCCACCCTGACGGCCGTGATGACCGAGCCGCTCGACCCGCCGAAGAACGCCGGTCCGCTCACCGAGGTCATCTACGGGCTGCTGGAGCGGGACCCCGAGCAGCGGCTCGACGACGCCGGGGCGCGGGCGCTGCTCAACGCCGTCATCAACGCCCCCGACACCACCGCGCAGGACCCGGCGGACTCGACCCGGATCATGGCCGTCCCGCCGGCCCCCGCCGCCGACCCCCTCGTGAAGCGGACGCCGAAGCCCAAGGCGGCGAAGGCGCCGAAGCAGGCCACCGGAGCCGGCGAGACCGGCGAGGGGACGCGCGACCGGCTGCGCGGAGCCCTGCGCTCCGTGCGCAACGCGAAGACCCCGGCGGTCGCGGCGGGAGCCGCCGCGGCGTCCGGCGGGACCCCGGCCGCCGCCACCGGCTCGCCCGCCGTTCCGCCCAAGCCTCCGACGCCGCCCGCGGCTTCCGCCACCGGTGCGAAGTCCGCGACGGCCACGGCGTCCGGCCCGGCGACGGCGAAGAAGGCGGCGGCCTCCTCCGCCGCGTCCACAGCCGCGGCGAGCCCGTCCGTACCGGGACAGCGCCCGCCGTACGGCCCTGCCTCCACCCGCGCCTCGATCACCGACGTGGTGCCCCGCCGCACCCTCGTGATCATCGCGGCCGTGGTCGCCCTCGCCATCCTCGGCGCCGTCCTCGCGCTCGCCCTGGGCGGCGGCCGCGCGGACGAGGGCGGCAAGGGCGACACCGCCGCGTCGGCCGGAGCCTCGACGGACGGCGCCGGCGGCAAGGGCGCTGACACGGGCGGCGGTTCGGCAGGGGAGAAGGGCGACGGGCAGAAGGAGGGCCAGGGCAAGGACGACGGCCGGGCCTCCGCCGATCCGTCGGGCGACGCCTCCGACGACCCGAAGACCGGCGACCCCGACGGCGGGAAGGGGAAGGGGCCGGGCCAGGACGGCACCCTGCCCGCGGGCTACAAGGAGGTCACCGACAGCCGGTTCCACTTCACCATGGCGATGCCCGCGGACTTCAGGCGCACCGGCATCGCGGGCAGCAACTCCGGCGGCATCTACAACGTCCGGCAGGGCAGCTTCCCCCGTGTCCAGATCGACTTCAACAGCTCGCCCAGGGACGACGCGGCGGCCGCCTGGCGCGGGGCGGTCGGCAGCGCCAAGGTCCTCAGCGACGGCTACAAGCACGGCAGCATAAAGAAGGTCGAGTACAACGGCTATCCGACCGTCGCGGACTGGACGTTCGAGCGCAGCCACAACGGCGTCCGGGTCCGGGTGCTCAACCGCGGCTTCAAGGTGGACGCCAAGCGCGGCTACTCGATCATGATCAGCTGCAAGATCGACGAGTGGGACGGCAAGGAGTGCACGACGCTCCGCGACACGGCGTTCGGCACGTTCGCCCCCACCGGCTGA